From Mytilus edulis chromosome 8, xbMytEdul2.2, whole genome shotgun sequence, one genomic window encodes:
- the LOC139485678 gene encoding uncharacterized protein gives MAERLRPEDLGVNVNLGEGDQIVFTADDDESLDEDDDDFHFASDQQPMQPVTPTRQAPSSTFQFTTGQQEPRYHPAQPLQPIQPVQPFGFSQQFRPAPIQPRPEYIEIHKTPKELTPETYLQESEVTLWNNFFQTTPMNPEEMYYERYYYNKARKTLWYNGYVTIVGFCGDGKSSMAEHLMISFIMKPKALKWGSHAGTEREFKENSIPESKRELYECIYVNSPEEWYMKVDRNKKQVIIVDDIFGEAATSMHKIEPWIPHLDTMVQTAIDNKPNLLLITTCHKHQFDKLPSYVTRKRIFSTNHLIDLTAPKPGYSDQGSVIEKICEYYDFKMGFRDRDELQYDQVKEGFPIKCRLFAAVKSFHMEGKQYFANPSRAFENVIQKVYNFDKIIFYTLAVAVLFDGKLDLDKEVFEQYTDREQKIFRELIEPLEISREVNLGKMRFAATLLNGVFFVPKQLHCWVFCHEHVMHLVAESINRKIPKKIVELCSHDFLMERCRTGNYFGGKMESYITVWPKEHSQLAQRFVFEILSGNVRLIASHSALNNEKCSKDFFEFMGEMGSLLPVIQQKGPFNRSLFFWAAFYGQEATVRQYLTNEELKEFKEEQWFQDELQAALFAVCYGTTISHGKMVKLLLDEGAPLTSTENLADDEFKELYGDDLLDLMKLKPTLMHIAAQFGSGETIKTLKQKGLDINAALEDGYTPMHLAVRNTDDGAARALMDLKCDLEAETPNGHKPIHEALLAGKESIVRQLHYNDKERLNKTTMEGSRSLLHAAACTGDKQIVTLVQGLGTGCRGNSVFDPWSPLAEAAAQGDLEIVRYLVENNAEVNQSGISGWTALHFATLFYHEDIVNFLLSKGADVNSTTSTKISPLHLAAENGYSELCHILLDKGAKPEMLTSQGEFALTLAAKNGHFHLLQFFLDEGIELPLPQEREITPSQKDEILIAIMQRAGPEYKHRYMFM, from the exons atgGCAGAAAGACTGCGACCAGAAGACTTAGGGGTGAATGTAAATCTTGGGGAAGGAGATCAGATAGTGTTTACTGCag atGATGATGAAAGTTTAGATGAAGACGATGACGATTTTCATTTTGCATCAGATCAACAACCTATGCAACCAGTTACACCAACTAGACAAGCACCTTCAAGTACCTTCCAGTTTACAACTGGTCAACAGGAACCTAGATATCATCCAGCCCAGCCTCTCCAACCTATACAACCTGTACAGCCATTTGGGTTCTCACAACAGTTCAGACCAGCTCCAATCCAACCAAGACCTGAATACATAGAGATACATAAAACACCTAAAGAGCTGACACCTGAGACATACCTACAAGAATCTGAGGTTACAT TGTGGAATAACTTCTTCCAGACAACTCCAATGAATCCAGAGGAAATGTATTATGAGCGTTATTATTACAATAAAGCAAGAAAGACCCTATGGTACAACGGATATGTAACTATCGTTGGTTTCTGTGGTGATGGAAAGTCGTCCATGGCAGAACATCTCATGATCAGCTTTATCATGAAGCCTAAAGCTTTAAAATGGGGTTCACATGCAGGGACTGAAAGAGAATTTAAAGAAAACAGCATTCCAGAAAGTAAAAGAGAACTGTATGAATGCATCTATGTAAATTCCCCTGAGGAATGGTACATGAAAGTTGATCGTAACAAGAAGCAGGTGATTATCGTTGATGATATATTTGGTGAAGCAGCAACAAGTATGCATAAAATAGAACCCTGGATCCCTCATCTAGACACTATGGTACAAACAGCCATTGACAATAAACCAAATCTTCTCCTCATTACTACATGTCACAAACATCAGTTCGATAAACTGCCGTCTTATGTCACTAGAAAACGAATCTTTTCCACCAACCATCTCATAGATCTCACCGCTCCTAAACCTGGCTATTCTGATCAAGGATCTGTCATCGAGAAAATTTGCGAATATTATGACTTTAAAATGGGTTTCCGTGATAGAGACGAACTACAGTATGATCAAGTAAAAGAAGGATTTCCAATCAAATGCAGACTGTTTGCTGCCGTGAAGAGTTTCCATATGGAAGGCAAACAATATTTTGCCAATCCAAGTAGAGCATTTGAGAATGTTATCCAGAAAgtgtataattttgataaaattatattCTACACATTAGCAGTTGCTGTTTTGTTCGATGGTAAACTTGATCTTGATAAAGAAGTATTTGAACAATACACAGACAGAGAACAAAAGATTTTCAGAGAACTGATAGAACCATTAGAAATTTCAAGGGAGGTAAATCTTGGGAAAATGAGGTTTGCTGCAACTCTACTGAATGGGGTATTCTTTGTTCCAAAACAACTTCATTGCTGGGTGTTCTGCCATGAACATGTAATGCATCTTGTAGCTGAATCAATCAACCGTAAAATTCCAAAGAAGATTGTTGAACTTTGCTCACATGACTTTTTAATGGAGAGATGTAGAACTGGAAATTACTTTGGTGGTAAAATGGAGTCATACATCACTGTATGGCCAAAAGAACATTCGCAACTTGCACAACGTTTTGTATTTGAAATCCTGTCTGGAAATGTCCGGTTAATAGCTTCTCATTCTGCGTTGAACAATGAAAAGTGTTCAAAGGATTTCTTTGAATTTATGGGCGAGATGGGAAGTTTGTTACCAGTCATTCAGCAGAAAGGTCCATTTAATAGATCATTATTTTTCTGGGCAGCATTCTATGGGCAAGAGGCTACAGTGAGGCAATATCTAACAAATGAAGAATTGAAAGAATTTAAAGAAGAACAATGGTTCCAGGATGAACTTCAAGCTGCTTTGTTTGCAGTTTGCTATGGAACTACAATTTCACATGGAAAAATGGTCAAGCTGCTCCTAGATGAAGGAGCACCACTGACCTCAACTGAAAATCTTGCAGACGATGAATTTAAAGAGTTGTATGGAGATGATTTGCTTGATTTAATGAAGTTGAAACCAACATTGATGCATATTGCTGCTCAATTTGGTTCAGGAGAAACAATCAAAACATTGAAACAAAAAGGATTAGATATAAATGCGGCACTAGAGGATGGATACACACCGATGCATCTAGCAGTGAGAAATACGGACGATGGTGCTGCTAGAGCACTTATGGATCTAAAGTGTGATTTAGAGGCAGAAACCCCCAATGGACATAAACCTATACATGAAGCTTTACTGGCAGGTAAGGAAAGTATAGTCAGACAACTACACTACAATGACAAAGAAAGGTTAAATAAAACCACAATGGAGGGTAGCAGATCGCTCTTACATGCAGCAGCATGCACTGGAGACAAGCAGATTGTTACTTTAGTCCAAGGTTTGGGAACTGGTTGCAGGGGAAACAGCGTCTTTGATCCTTGGTCACCATTAGCGGAAGCAGCAGCACAAGGAGATTTAGAAATTGTAAGATATCTTGTGGAAAATAACGCAGAGGTTAATCAGTCTGGTATATCTGGATGGACAGCGCTGCACTTCGCTACATTGTTTTACCATGAAGATATTGTTAATTTCTTATTGAGCAAAGGAGCAGATGTTAATTCAACAACTTCAACAAAAATATCCCCACTTCATCTTGCAGCTGAAAATGGATACTCTGAACTTTGTCATATCCTGTTAGATAAGGGTGCAAAACCTGAGATGTTGACAAGCCAAGGGGAATTTGCTCTCACATTAGCAGCAAAGAATGGACATTTTCATTTGCTGCAGTTTTTCTTGGATGAAGGGATAGAACTTCCACTACCTcaagaaagggagataactccaagCCAGAAAGATGAAATTTTAATTGCGATAATGCAAAGAGCAGGTCCTGAGTACAAGCACAGATATATGTTCATGTAA